In a genomic window of Dyadobacter fermentans DSM 18053:
- the secDF gene encoding protein translocase subunit SecDF, whose amino-acid sequence MTNKNGIIALTIVVALISVYYLSFTFVSRNIKSKAVAYATDAKGEVDMTKKQHYIDSLWREDVYLGHTLQEVMERELNLGLDLQGGMHVVLEVAPADILKGMAGGNARSAAFQSALKKAGEDKSANNSTFINRFVSAYKEAAPNTSLASVFATSANRGKINSNSSDSDVIKMLKTEIDGSIDRAFQITQARIDKFGVTNPNIQRLPGQNRVLVELPGVDNPERVRRLLSGAAKLEFAEVYLTQELGAGLEGLGRYLTQQAEIEKAAKKSAPATASADTAASDTTKKSTAGGLAAQLEQKSDTAATDSAALAAQSAALTSLFVPMPQGLGVYLKDTARASEILRRPEVRSLFPADLVFMWDRKGTEAGGNQLILPLYFIKKTNGEAAMEGDVIVDATHDYDDRGRPEVTMRMNGEGARKWRSLTARSVGRPVAIIIDNLVYTAPTVQGEIPNGNSSITGSFTVEETKDMANVLKAGKLPAPTHIVEEAVVGSSLGAEAINDGLMSSAVGLLIVLVFMVAYYNQAGWIADIALLINLFFLLGVMASLGAVLTLSGIAGIVLSIGMAVDANVLIYEGIKAELAEGKPFAQSIRDGFKHSLTAIIDSNVTTLLTGIILYTFGTGLVLGFATTLVLGLLTSLFSAIFITRLLLEQKLKNGKTFAFATNLTKNWFKDNDFDFVSQRRRFYVISGIIIAIGVGSFIFKGFGLGIDFKGGRSYVVRFENNVDADALRANMDDVLGSTTEVKTFGGQDQVKITTPYLIEDTTPEADQKAEAKILEATQKIANNPAKIVSSNKVGPTMAKDTLWSAVYAVLLALAANFVYILIRFKRVAFSYGAVMSLAHDVVIILAIFSLFNGWLPWSLDIDQAFIGAILTMIGYSMNDTVVIYDRIRDYLADEKSRGQSLSTVINNALNSTLSRTAVTGISVILVLIVLMIFGGAVIRGFTFCMLLGVIVGTYSSLFVAAPIVVDLLQRSQKNEPAPAVAADATAPAATKKVKA is encoded by the coding sequence ATGACCAACAAGAACGGGATAATCGCGTTGACGATCGTCGTCGCCCTTATTAGCGTCTATTATCTGTCCTTCACTTTTGTGTCGCGCAATATCAAAAGCAAGGCCGTAGCCTATGCGACCGATGCGAAAGGCGAGGTGGATATGACCAAAAAACAGCATTATATCGACTCCCTGTGGCGTGAAGACGTGTACCTCGGCCACACTTTGCAGGAAGTAATGGAGCGCGAACTGAACCTCGGCCTCGACCTTCAGGGCGGTATGCACGTAGTTTTGGAAGTTGCTCCTGCGGACATCCTGAAAGGCATGGCTGGCGGTAACGCTCGCAGCGCGGCATTCCAGAGCGCATTGAAAAAAGCAGGTGAAGATAAATCGGCCAACAACAGCACATTTATCAACCGCTTCGTAAGCGCTTATAAAGAAGCTGCTCCCAACACAAGCCTCGCTTCCGTGTTCGCTACCAGCGCCAACCGCGGCAAGATCAACAGCAACTCGTCGGATTCGGACGTGATTAAAATGCTGAAAACGGAGATCGACGGTTCTATCGACCGCGCGTTCCAGATCACCCAGGCCCGTATCGACAAATTCGGTGTGACTAACCCGAACATCCAGCGCCTGCCGGGTCAGAACCGCGTTTTGGTAGAGCTTCCGGGTGTGGATAACCCCGAGCGTGTTCGCCGCCTCCTTTCCGGTGCCGCGAAACTGGAATTTGCAGAAGTATACCTGACGCAGGAACTTGGCGCAGGTCTGGAAGGCCTTGGCCGTTACCTGACTCAGCAAGCTGAAATTGAGAAAGCCGCTAAAAAATCTGCTCCGGCGACTGCATCTGCAGACACCGCTGCCAGCGACACTACCAAAAAATCAACTGCTGGCGGCCTCGCTGCCCAGTTGGAGCAAAAATCGGATACTGCCGCTACTGACTCGGCTGCATTGGCAGCTCAAAGTGCTGCATTGACCAGCCTTTTTGTGCCTATGCCACAAGGCCTTGGCGTGTACCTGAAAGACACTGCGCGCGCCAGCGAAATCCTGCGCCGCCCCGAAGTTCGCTCGCTTTTCCCTGCCGACCTCGTGTTTATGTGGGACCGCAAAGGCACCGAAGCAGGTGGTAACCAGTTGATTCTGCCTTTGTATTTCATCAAGAAAACCAATGGTGAAGCAGCCATGGAAGGCGACGTGATCGTGGATGCAACGCACGACTACGACGACCGCGGCCGTCCGGAAGTAACCATGCGTATGAACGGCGAAGGTGCCCGCAAATGGCGTTCACTCACTGCCCGCAGCGTTGGCCGCCCGGTAGCGATCATCATCGATAACCTTGTTTACACCGCTCCAACCGTACAGGGCGAGATCCCGAACGGTAACTCTTCGATCACCGGTAGCTTCACCGTGGAAGAGACAAAAGATATGGCTAACGTACTGAAAGCCGGCAAACTGCCTGCTCCAACCCACATTGTGGAAGAAGCTGTGGTAGGTTCTTCACTCGGTGCTGAGGCGATCAACGACGGATTGATGTCGTCGGCAGTAGGTTTGCTGATCGTACTTGTGTTCATGGTGGCTTATTACAACCAGGCTGGCTGGATCGCTGACATTGCACTTTTGATCAACTTGTTCTTCCTGCTGGGTGTGATGGCGTCCCTTGGAGCTGTATTGACGCTCTCGGGTATCGCGGGTATCGTGCTTTCGATCGGTATGGCGGTGGATGCGAACGTACTGATTTACGAAGGTATCAAGGCCGAGCTGGCGGAAGGAAAGCCGTTTGCACAATCGATCCGTGACGGTTTCAAGCATTCATTGACCGCCATTATCGACTCCAACGTTACTACACTTTTGACCGGTATCATCCTTTACACATTCGGTACAGGTCTGGTATTGGGTTTTGCAACTACCCTTGTGCTGGGTCTTTTGACCTCATTGTTCAGTGCGATCTTCATCACGCGTTTGCTGCTTGAACAAAAGCTCAAAAACGGCAAGACCTTCGCATTCGCTACGAACCTGACCAAAAACTGGTTCAAGGACAACGACTTCGACTTCGTTTCGCAGCGCCGTCGCTTCTACGTGATCTCCGGTATCATCATCGCGATCGGTGTGGGTTCGTTCATCTTCAAAGGGTTCGGATTGGGTATCGACTTCAAAGGCGGCCGCTCTTATGTAGTTCGCTTTGAAAACAATGTGGATGCAGATGCGCTTCGTGCCAACATGGACGACGTACTCGGCTCTACTACCGAGGTAAAAACTTTCGGAGGCCAGGATCAGGTGAAAATCACGACTCCTTACCTCATCGAAGACACCACGCCTGAGGCTGACCAGAAAGCGGAAGCGAAAATCCTGGAAGCAACCCAAAAAATCGCCAATAACCCTGCTAAGATCGTAAGCTCGAACAAAGTAGGTCCTACCATGGCGAAAGACACGTTGTGGAGCGCGGTTTACGCGGTATTGCTCGCATTGGCCGCCAACTTCGTGTATATCCTCATCCGTTTCAAACGCGTGGCGTTCTCTTACGGTGCGGTAATGTCACTCGCGCACGACGTGGTGATCATCCTGGCGATCTTCTCATTGTTCAACGGCTGGTTGCCATGGTCACTCGATATCGACCAGGCATTCATCGGCGCGATTTTGACCATGATCGGTTATTCGATGAACGACACCGTCGTAATTTATGACCGTATCCGTGATTACCTGGCCGACGAGAAATCCCGCGGACAAAGCCTTTCTACCGTTATCAACAACGCGTTGAACAGTACTTTGAGCCGTACGGCTGTAACGGGTATCTCGGTAATCCTCGTGTTGATCGTCCTGATGATCTTCGGTGGAGCTGTAATCCGCGGATTTACTTTCTGTATGTTGCTTGGGGTAATCGTGGGTACTTATTCTTCACTCTTCGTGGCGGCGCCGATCGTGGTAGACCTGCTGCAACGTTCGCAGAAGAATGAGCCGGCACCAGCAGTAGCAGCAGACGCTACGGCGCCAGCGGCGACGAAAAAAGTCAAGGCTTAA
- a CDS encoding amino acid permease, with the protein MASQLWIKKPLEKLLQESTGEGNQLKRTLGPGSLVALGIGAIIGAGLFSITGGAAANQAGPAITISFIVAALGCAFAGLCYAEFASMIPVAGSAYTYSYATMGEFIAWIIGWDLVLEYAVGAATVSISWSRYLVKFCEGFDVHLPTALTVGPWDGGIINLPAIFIVILMSLLLMKGTEESATVNGIIVGLKVAVVLIFIALGWKYINESNYVPYIPDNTGNFGEYGFSGIIRAAAIVFFAYIGFDAVSTAAQEAKNPRKDMPIGILGSLIICTILYILFAHVMTGVTNYTSFKGQDGIAPVAVAIEAMGTPDASGAIHPDYPWLNRAIIVAILAGYASVILVMLLGQSRVFFSMSKDGLLPRVFSAVHPKFKTPVKNNTMFLVFVSLFAAFVPARVVGEMTSIGTLFAFILVCIGIIVMRKQMPDAPRAFKTPLVPLVPILGVATCFFMMAFLPLDTWIRLFVWMIIGFDVYLWYGIKNSFLSNKLPASIVAGGKTVGWVGIVLALLLAIIAYVHHIQTDGSDTALYYFSLIFAAIHLVAFGMTQTKKA; encoded by the coding sequence ATGGCAAGTCAACTCTGGATTAAAAAACCACTTGAAAAACTATTACAGGAATCAACCGGAGAAGGGAACCAGCTAAAACGCACACTGGGCCCCGGAAGCCTGGTTGCACTGGGTATCGGTGCGATCATTGGTGCGGGACTTTTCTCCATTACCGGCGGAGCCGCTGCCAACCAGGCGGGCCCGGCCATTACCATTTCATTTATTGTTGCGGCATTGGGCTGTGCATTCGCCGGCCTTTGCTATGCCGAATTCGCATCCATGATCCCGGTTGCGGGTAGTGCCTATACCTATTCCTACGCCACGATGGGCGAGTTCATCGCGTGGATCATCGGCTGGGACCTTGTACTCGAATATGCCGTCGGCGCGGCCACGGTAAGTATCAGCTGGAGCCGGTATTTAGTCAAGTTCTGCGAGGGGTTTGACGTGCATTTACCCACGGCGCTCACAGTAGGTCCGTGGGATGGCGGGATCATCAACCTGCCCGCAATCTTCATCGTAATCCTGATGAGTTTGCTATTGATGAAAGGAACCGAGGAAAGCGCCACCGTGAATGGTATTATTGTGGGCTTGAAAGTAGCTGTGGTGCTGATCTTCATTGCATTAGGCTGGAAATACATCAACGAATCGAATTACGTACCTTATATTCCCGACAACACGGGCAACTTTGGCGAATACGGTTTCAGCGGGATCATACGAGCCGCGGCGATCGTCTTTTTCGCCTACATTGGTTTTGATGCCGTAAGTACCGCGGCGCAGGAAGCCAAGAATCCAAGAAAAGACATGCCTATCGGCATCCTGGGGTCGCTGATCATCTGTACCATTCTGTACATCCTGTTTGCGCACGTGATGACCGGCGTTACCAACTATACTTCATTCAAAGGCCAGGACGGAATTGCACCCGTAGCGGTGGCGATCGAAGCGATGGGTACTCCCGACGCCAGCGGTGCCATTCACCCGGATTACCCGTGGCTGAACCGCGCGATCATCGTAGCGATCCTTGCCGGTTATGCATCGGTGATCCTGGTAATGCTTTTGGGCCAAAGCCGTGTGTTTTTCAGCATGAGCAAGGACGGTTTGCTGCCGCGCGTTTTCTCGGCCGTACACCCTAAGTTCAAAACGCCGGTGAAAAACAACACCATGTTCCTGGTATTCGTGAGCCTTTTCGCCGCATTCGTGCCTGCACGGGTAGTAGGTGAAATGACGAGTATCGGTACATTGTTCGCGTTCATCCTCGTGTGTATCGGTATCATCGTGATGCGCAAGCAAATGCCGGATGCGCCGCGTGCATTCAAAACGCCGCTGGTACCGTTGGTGCCGATCCTCGGTGTTGCGACCTGCTTCTTCATGATGGCGTTCCTACCACTTGATACCTGGATTCGTCTGTTCGTTTGGATGATCATCGGTTTCGATGTGTATTTGTGGTATGGCATTAAAAACAGCTTCCTGTCAAACAAGCTGCCGGCTTCTATTGTAGCTGGTGGAAAAACGGTAGGCTGGGTCGGCATTGTGCTGGCGCTTCTCCTCGCGATTATTGCGTACGTTCACCACATCCAAACCGACGGCAGCGACACGGCCCTCTATTACTTCTCACTCATTTTCGCAGCCATTCACCTCGTGGCTTTCGGTATGACGCAGACGAAGAAGGCGTAA
- the lhgO gene encoding L-2-hydroxyglutarate oxidase gives MYDITIIGGGIVGLATALRIKEQKPSLKVLLLEKENEVAKHQTGHNSGVIHSGLYYKPGSLKATNCIRGYRMLIDFCDKEGVAYDLCGKIVVATTEEQRPLLRNLFERGNQNGLTENRMISQGEMREIEPHVKGLEGIWVPYTGIIDYKAVCEKYAEKFRLLGGEVRFNEKVTDIKNRNTHSEVVTATGKVFETKLLVNCAGLYSDKVAQLTQPENINVRIIPFRGEYYKIRPEKHYLVKNLIYPVPDPNFPFLGVHFTRMIEGGIEAGPNAVFAFKREGYNKLDINVPEMLESLTWPGFQKVAMKYWRTGMGEYYRSFSKAAFTKALQGLIPEIQGDDLIPGGSGVRAQACDYDGGLLDDFSIIENKTAINVCNAPSPAATSSLSIGQTVSEKVLSRF, from the coding sequence ATGTACGACATTACCATCATAGGCGGCGGCATTGTAGGCCTCGCAACTGCCCTCCGCATCAAAGAGCAGAAACCATCCCTGAAAGTGTTGCTCCTCGAAAAGGAAAATGAGGTGGCCAAACACCAGACCGGCCACAATAGCGGTGTCATCCACTCCGGACTGTACTACAAACCCGGTAGCCTGAAAGCGACCAACTGCATTCGGGGATACCGTATGCTCATTGATTTCTGCGACAAGGAAGGTGTTGCTTACGATTTGTGTGGAAAAATAGTGGTAGCAACTACCGAAGAGCAGCGCCCGCTGCTGCGGAATCTCTTCGAGCGAGGGAATCAGAATGGCCTCACTGAGAACCGCATGATCTCACAAGGTGAAATGCGGGAAATTGAGCCGCATGTGAAAGGGCTGGAAGGCATTTGGGTGCCCTACACGGGCATTATCGACTATAAAGCGGTTTGTGAAAAATACGCGGAGAAATTCCGCTTGCTGGGCGGCGAGGTACGTTTCAATGAGAAAGTGACCGACATTAAAAACCGCAATACGCATTCGGAAGTGGTAACTGCCACGGGAAAGGTGTTTGAAACCAAGCTGTTGGTGAACTGCGCCGGGCTGTATTCCGACAAGGTGGCGCAGCTCACGCAGCCGGAGAATATCAATGTCCGCATTATCCCTTTCCGAGGGGAGTATTACAAAATCCGCCCCGAAAAGCATTACCTCGTCAAAAACCTCATTTATCCCGTTCCCGACCCCAATTTCCCCTTCCTGGGCGTGCATTTCACGCGCATGATCGAGGGCGGCATCGAGGCGGGGCCCAATGCGGTGTTTGCATTCAAGCGCGAGGGTTATAACAAGCTGGATATCAACGTGCCCGAAATGCTCGAATCGCTTACCTGGCCGGGATTTCAGAAGGTAGCCATGAAGTACTGGCGCACGGGCATGGGCGAATATTACCGCTCATTCTCCAAAGCCGCATTCACCAAAGCGTTGCAGGGCCTGATCCCCGAAATCCAGGGTGACGATCTCATCCCCGGCGGCTCAGGCGTACGCGCGCAGGCATGCGACTACGATGGCGGCCTGCTGGACGACTTTTCGATTATTGAAAACAAAACGGCTATTAATGTGTGCAACGCTCCTTCCCCCGCAGCGACGTCGTCGTTGTCCATCGGCCAGACGGTGTCGGAGAAAGTGCTTTCAAGGTTTTAG
- a CDS encoding anhydro-N-acetylmuramic acid kinase: MKEHVEKLHALSRKPSRRIIGLMSGTSLDGLDVALCRAEGSGPETRLQVEYFKTVPYDEAFRNAIREIFAKRQIDFQQLVLLNPLIGLQHGQMILDCLTEWGIGPQEIDLIASHGQTVFHAPQKQHGVAGFPNATLQIGDGDHIAVKTGIITLSDFRQKHIAAGGEGAPLAVYGDYFLFSQKNENRILLNMGGIANFTFLPGNLDASVVFTTDTGPGNTLIDAFTRLHFGRPFDENGEIAASGTIDPALLNALKDAPFFEQPFPKTTGPEVFSMDYVKNAMQVSGRLAIEPKDLIATLTQFSAETISEAIHNAMQKGEAIVTENGEINAMQSGGVFEVYASGGGAHNPALMGAIGKLLGRNIRLIDELGVAGDAKEAVLFAVLANEAVAGEAVYFGEKKGVPGVSMGKISFPG; the protein is encoded by the coding sequence GTGAAAGAACACGTTGAAAAGCTTCACGCGCTGAGCCGCAAGCCGTCGCGCAGGATCATCGGGCTGATGTCGGGTACCTCGCTCGATGGGCTGGATGTGGCACTTTGCCGCGCGGAAGGCAGCGGGCCGGAGACCCGATTGCAGGTGGAGTATTTCAAAACGGTGCCTTACGATGAGGCGTTCAGGAATGCCATTCGGGAGATTTTTGCCAAAAGGCAGATCGATTTTCAGCAACTGGTGTTGCTAAACCCGCTGATTGGGCTGCAACATGGGCAAATGATCCTCGACTGTCTGACCGAATGGGGCATCGGCCCACAGGAAATCGACCTTATCGCGAGCCACGGGCAAACCGTTTTCCACGCGCCGCAAAAGCAGCACGGCGTTGCGGGCTTTCCCAATGCCACGTTGCAGATCGGCGACGGCGATCATATCGCCGTGAAAACCGGCATAATTACGCTCAGCGATTTCAGGCAAAAACACATTGCGGCGGGTGGCGAAGGAGCCCCGCTGGCTGTGTACGGCGATTATTTCCTGTTTTCTCAAAAAAACGAGAACCGGATTTTGCTGAACATGGGCGGCATTGCCAACTTTACATTCCTGCCCGGCAACCTGGATGCTTCGGTGGTTTTCACCACCGATACCGGTCCCGGAAATACATTGATCGACGCTTTCACACGCCTGCATTTCGGCAGGCCGTTTGATGAAAACGGCGAAATCGCCGCCAGCGGGACCATTGATCCTGCATTGCTGAATGCATTGAAGGACGCCCCGTTTTTTGAACAGCCATTTCCCAAAACCACCGGCCCCGAAGTTTTCAGCATGGATTATGTGAAAAATGCCATGCAGGTTTCCGGCCGTCTTGCCATTGAACCGAAAGATCTGATAGCGACATTAACCCAATTCAGCGCAGAGACGATCTCCGAAGCTATTCACAATGCAATGCAAAAAGGTGAAGCGATAGTAACGGAAAACGGAGAAATAAATGCAATGCAAAGCGGCGGGGTATTTGAAGTTTACGCGAGCGGCGGCGGTGCGCATAATCCCGCATTAATGGGCGCGATCGGTAAGTTGCTGGGCCGGAATATCCGCCTGATCGATGAATTGGGCGTGGCGGGCGATGCGAAAGAGGCAGTCCTGTTTGCTGTGCTGGCTAATGAGGCCGTTGCGGGCGAGGCGGTATATTTCGGTGAAAAGAAAGGCGTACCGGGCGTTTCGATGGGGAAAATCTCCTTCCCCGGTTAA
- the ricT gene encoding PSP1 domain-containing protein, translating to MNVFDWLSHMDVPSGQRFDVIEVKFKGGRKEYFRNINQLEFITGDFVVCEMASGQHIGTVSLQGELVRLQMKRKSIQMNDDLHVIYRVATEKDLDKFTQAMAREMPTLYRTREIIRDMKLNMKLSDVEYQADNTKTTFYYSSEERVDFRELIKTLASEFKVRIEMRQISLRQEASRLGGLGSCGRELCCSTWLTDFKNISTAAARYQNLSLNPAKLSGQCGRLKCCLNYELETYIDALRDIPTVDAPLKTKKGVATLQKTDIFKKIMWFGFDKDTNWYPVPIDKVLEIIDLNKKDIIPESLEILTPEPEKSLDKVPGKLNSDLENLDKKYSDEQKKKKKKKSRSGKNRGNGGPEAGSADNAASDAGNTNAGSGNAGNNAGNAPSNKGNNPNQGQRNRGGNNQGEERQNKGNNQGEEPRNRGNHQRDGQRNRGNNNAGGEPQNRGNDNNPGGEPRNKGNNEGGNRNNNEGNRNRNRNRGPKSGGGSSSGGPSGGAPSGGSPKPEGDSNG from the coding sequence ATGAATGTTTTCGACTGGCTAAGCCACATGGATGTGCCGTCGGGACAACGTTTTGATGTGATCGAAGTCAAGTTCAAAGGAGGCAGAAAGGAATATTTCAGGAATATAAATCAGCTGGAATTCATCACAGGCGACTTTGTGGTGTGTGAAATGGCGTCCGGCCAGCATATTGGAACGGTGTCGTTGCAAGGAGAACTCGTGCGCCTGCAAATGAAGCGCAAAAGCATCCAGATGAACGACGACCTGCACGTGATTTACCGCGTGGCGACGGAGAAGGACCTGGACAAGTTCACCCAGGCAATGGCGCGTGAAATGCCCACGCTCTACCGCACGCGCGAGATCATCCGCGATATGAAGCTAAATATGAAGCTTTCGGACGTGGAATATCAGGCGGATAATACCAAAACGACATTCTACTACTCGTCAGAAGAGCGGGTGGATTTCCGCGAGCTGATCAAAACGCTGGCGTCGGAATTTAAGGTGCGTATCGAAATGCGGCAGATCAGCCTGCGCCAGGAAGCAAGCCGCCTCGGCGGACTGGGCTCCTGCGGGCGCGAGCTCTGCTGCTCGACCTGGCTCACCGATTTCAAAAACATTTCGACAGCCGCGGCACGCTATCAGAACCTTTCATTGAACCCGGCAAAGCTTTCGGGGCAATGCGGAAGGCTGAAATGCTGTCTCAACTATGAACTGGAAACCTACATTGATGCCTTGCGGGATATCCCCACGGTGGACGCGCCATTGAAAACCAAGAAAGGCGTAGCCACGTTGCAGAAAACGGATATTTTCAAGAAAATCATGTGGTTCGGCTTCGATAAGGACACCAACTGGTATCCTGTGCCGATCGACAAGGTGTTGGAAATCATTGATTTGAATAAAAAGGATATTATCCCCGAATCACTAGAAATCCTGACGCCGGAGCCGGAAAAAAGCCTCGACAAGGTGCCCGGCAAGCTCAACAGCGACCTGGAAAACCTCGACAAAAAATACAGCGACGAGCAGAAGAAAAAGAAAAAGAAGAAAAGCCGGTCGGGTAAAAACCGCGGAAACGGCGGTCCGGAAGCGGGCAGCGCCGACAATGCAGCCAGCGATGCCGGAAATACCAATGCTGGAAGCGGAAACGCCGGCAACAATGCCGGCAATGCGCCTTCGAACAAGGGTAATAACCCAAATCAGGGCCAGCGGAACCGCGGCGGAAATAACCAGGGCGAGGAACGTCAGAACAAAGGCAACAACCAGGGGGAAGAGCCGCGTAACAGGGGCAACCACCAGCGTGACGGCCAGCGTAACCGCGGTAACAACAATGCCGGCGGCGAACCTCAAAACCGTGGAAACGACAATAACCCCGGCGGTGAGCCGCGCAACAAAGGCAATAACGAAGGGGGAAACCGCAATAATAACGAAGGAAACAGAAACCGCAACCGCAACAGGGGACCTAAATCGGGCGGTGGGTCGTCGAGCGGCGGACCGTCGGGCGGCGCACCGTCGGGCGGCAGTCCGAAACCGGAAGGCGACAGCAACGGATAA
- the purD gene encoding phosphoribosylamine--glycine ligase translates to MNILILGSGGREHAFAWKIAQSPLCDTLFMAPGNAGTASVATNLSISYNDFDSIANAVIENNIELVIVGPEEPLVNGVVDYFNGREDLAKVRIIGPDKAGAQLEGSKDFSKQFMQKYGVPTAASRTFTAEELEIGLEYIENHSLPIVLKADGLAAGKGVIIAEKHADAIQAFREMLLDGKFGKAGNKVVIEQFLKGIELSVFVLTDGEHYKILPEAKDYKRIGENDTGLNTGGMGAVSPVVFADANFIRKVEEKVVKPTLYGLQSEGIKYVGFIFIGLMNIKGEPYVIEYNVRMGDPETEVVIPRIQSDFAMLMASTAKGTLQDFDLQISPQVAVTTVVVSGGYPEDYEKGKVISGTEKVEDVHVFHAGTTFNGNAEVVTNGGRVMALTGLANSLENAVHKSQRAAQVVQYEGKYFRHDIGVDLIRYND, encoded by the coding sequence ATGAACATACTCATCTTGGGATCGGGCGGAAGAGAACACGCTTTTGCCTGGAAAATAGCCCAAAGCCCTCTTTGCGATACCCTGTTTATGGCTCCGGGAAATGCCGGAACAGCAAGTGTAGCAACGAACCTATCCATTTCTTACAACGATTTTGACTCCATTGCCAATGCGGTAATCGAAAATAACATCGAACTCGTGATCGTAGGCCCCGAAGAACCGCTGGTGAACGGGGTGGTCGATTATTTCAACGGCCGGGAAGATCTGGCCAAAGTGCGCATTATCGGTCCCGATAAAGCCGGTGCTCAGCTCGAAGGAAGCAAGGATTTCTCGAAGCAATTCATGCAGAAATACGGTGTTCCAACCGCCGCTTCGCGCACATTTACCGCCGAAGAACTGGAAATCGGTTTGGAATACATTGAAAACCATTCATTGCCGATCGTACTGAAAGCCGACGGCCTCGCAGCAGGCAAGGGCGTGATCATCGCCGAGAAGCATGCCGACGCGATCCAGGCATTCCGTGAAATGCTGCTGGATGGCAAATTCGGCAAGGCGGGCAATAAAGTGGTGATCGAACAATTCCTGAAAGGGATAGAATTATCGGTTTTTGTGCTTACTGATGGGGAGCATTATAAAATCCTGCCCGAAGCGAAGGATTACAAGCGTATCGGCGAGAACGATACGGGCCTGAACACAGGTGGAATGGGCGCGGTGTCGCCTGTCGTGTTTGCGGACGCGAATTTTATCCGCAAAGTGGAAGAAAAGGTGGTAAAGCCAACCTTGTATGGCCTTCAAAGCGAGGGCATCAAATATGTAGGGTTTATATTCATCGGGTTGATGAACATCAAAGGCGAGCCCTATGTTATTGAGTATAACGTCCGTATGGGCGATCCTGAAACCGAAGTCGTGATTCCGCGTATCCAGTCGGATTTTGCCATGTTGATGGCCTCTACGGCCAAAGGCACCTTGCAGGATTTCGATTTGCAGATCTCGCCGCAGGTTGCCGTCACCACCGTAGTGGTATCGGGCGGTTATCCCGAGGATTACGAAAAAGGAAAAGTGATTTCGGGGACAGAAAAGGTGGAGGACGTGCATGTGTTCCATGCAGGCACCACTTTCAACGGAAACGCCGAAGTCGTGACCAACGGAGGACGGGTAATGGCGCTTACAGGCCTTGCCAATTCCCTCGAAAACGCCGTGCACAAGTCCCAGCGGGCTGCACAGGTGGTGCAATACGAAGGAAAGTATTTCCGGCACGATATAGGCGTGGATTTAATTAGATATAATGATTGA